The following coding sequences are from one Paracoccus alcaliphilus window:
- a CDS encoding ATP-dependent Clp protease proteolytic subunit has protein sequence MSDPAEFYMNTLVPMVVEQTSRGERAYDIFSRLLKERIIFVSGPVHDGMSTLICAQLLFLEAENPNKDISMYINSPGGVVTSGLSIYDTMQYIRPRVSTLVVGQAASMGSLLLAAGEPGLRYSLPNSRVMVHQPSGGYQGQATDILIHARETEKLKRRLNEIYVKHTGRTLEEVEQALERDRFMAPDEAKEWGLIDEVLEPRGKADPEKK, from the coding sequence ATGAGCGATCCGGCAGAATTCTACATGAATACCCTTGTTCCGATGGTGGTCGAACAGACCTCGCGCGGGGAACGGGCCTATGACATCTTCTCGCGCCTGCTGAAGGAACGGATCATTTTCGTGTCCGGCCCGGTCCATGACGGCATGTCCACGCTGATCTGCGCGCAGCTGCTGTTCCTCGAGGCCGAGAATCCGAACAAGGATATCAGCATGTATATCAACAGCCCCGGTGGTGTGGTGACCTCGGGCCTGTCGATCTATGACACGATGCAGTATATCCGTCCGCGCGTCTCGACGCTGGTGGTCGGGCAGGCGGCGTCGATGGGCTCGTTGCTGTTGGCGGCGGGCGAACCCGGCCTGCGCTATTCGCTGCCCAACAGCCGGGTGATGGTGCACCAGCCCTCGGGCGGGTATCAGGGGCAGGCGACGGATATCCTGATTCATGCGCGCGAGACCGAGAAACTGAAGCGCCGGCTGAATGAAATCTATGTGAAGCATACCGGCCGGACGCTGGAAGAAGTGGAGCAGGCGCTGGAGCGTGACCGCTTCATGGCACCGGACGAGGCGAAGGAATGGGGTCTGATCGACGAGGTTCTGGAACCCCGGGGCAAGGCAGACCCTGAAAAGAAATAG
- the pth gene encoding aminoacyl-tRNA hydrolase, with protein MKLIVGLGNPGAKYEGNRHNIGFMALDRIAADHGLGPWKARFQGLVAEGRLGGTRVTLLKPQTFMNLSGQSVGEAMRYLKLTPADVIVLHDELDLAPGKVRAKLGGGHAGHNGLRSIHQHIGAEYGRVRLGIGHPGHKDRVAPYVLSDFAKAEQEGLDDLLRGIAEGAPMLADGDSARFLNAVATRTAPARNSGTAPTAKPKSPAPAPKAAPENAADAPQTLADRLRALSQRFR; from the coding sequence GTGAAACTGATCGTCGGGCTGGGCAATCCGGGCGCGAAATACGAAGGGAATCGGCATAATATCGGCTTCATGGCGCTGGACCGGATCGCCGCGGATCACGGGCTGGGACCGTGGAAGGCGCGGTTTCAGGGGCTGGTGGCCGAGGGGAGGCTGGGTGGCACCCGCGTCACCTTGCTGAAACCGCAGACCTTCATGAACCTGTCGGGGCAATCCGTGGGCGAGGCGATGCGATACCTCAAGCTGACCCCTGCCGATGTGATCGTGCTGCATGACGAGCTGGACCTTGCCCCCGGCAAGGTGCGCGCCAAACTGGGCGGCGGGCATGCGGGCCATAACGGGCTGCGCTCGATCCACCAACATATCGGGGCGGAATATGGCCGAGTGCGGCTGGGGATCGGTCATCCCGGCCACAAGGACCGGGTCGCGCCTTATGTGCTGTCCGATTTCGCCAAGGCCGAACAGGAGGGGCTGGACGACCTGCTGCGTGGCATCGCCGAAGGCGCGCCGATGCTGGCGGATGGCGACAGCGCGCGTTTCCTCAATGCCGTCGCCACCCGCACCGCGCCCGCCCGCAACAGCGGCACCGCACCCACAGCCAAGCCCAAAAGCCCCGCACCGGCGCCAAAAGCCGCACCCGAAAACGCAGCAGACGCCCCGCAGACGCTGGCCGACCGGTTGCGCGCGCTCAGCCAGCGTTTCCGCTAG